The region CCGTAACCCCACCGGAGATCTGGTCACCCGGCTGGTGCAGGCGCAGATCGACGGTGAGCGGCTCAGCCCCGAAGAGCTCTCCTCCTTCTTCATCCTGCTCGTCGTCGCCGGAATGGAGACCACCCGTAACGCGATCTCACGTGGTCTGGTGCTGCTCACCGAGCATCCGGAGCAGCGGAAGCTGCTGCTCTCCGACTTCGAGACCTACGCGCCGGGCGCGGTCGAGGAGATTCTGCGGGTCGCGACCCCCATCAACTGGATGCGCCGAACCGTCAAGCGGGACTGCGAGGTGAACGGCCACCGCTTCCAGGAGGGCGACAAGCTCCTGCTCTTCTACTGGTCCGCCAACCGGGACGAGGACGTCTTCACCGACCCCTATCAGTTCGACATCACCCGGGACCCCAATCCGCATATGACCTTCGGGTCGGTCGGCCCGCACTTCTGCCTGGGTGCCCATCTCGCCCGCATGGAGGTCACGGTGCTCTTCCGCGAGCTGTTCAGCCGGCTGCCGGAGATCCGCACGGTGGGGGAGCCCCGGCGGCTGGTGGCCAGCTTCGTCGAGGCCATCAAACACGTCGACTGCGCGTTCTGACACACCGGCGCAACTCGCGCACCACCGACAGGAAAACGCCGCGCGGGAGGGGGTTCGTCCCCCTCCCGCGCGGCGTTGTGCCCGGCGGGCCGGACTAGGCCGTGGCGTCGTCACCGGAGTTGACCGCGGCGTACGCCTCGGCGAGGTAGTGGCCGAGCTGGGCGGGGGTGGGGTACTCCAGAATGGCGACGAGGGGGATCTCCACGTCGGTGAGCGTCATCAGATTGCGGGTGAGTTCGAGAGCGGTCAGCGAAGTGAGCCCGTTCTCCAGGAAGTTGCTGTCGTCGTCCACCACGGCGGGTGCCAGGATGTCGGCGAGCTGCGTCCGTACGGTCTCCCGCAGGATGTCCTCGCGCTCCTCGGCCGTGGCGATGGCGAGCGCCTGGTGCAGCGCCGCCCCGTCCAGTGCGGTCTCGCTCTTCTCCGTCTGCATCGCGGATCCGTCTCCTTGAGGGCCGGCGTCGCCGGGGGTGTGGTTGTTGACGGTGGTGTGTGCGTTCATCGGTACTCCCGCCTGGTTGGGACCGGTCGGCGTGATCACCGACCGTGGTGCGTATGCGGCGTGGCCGAAGGGCCGGAAAGGTCATCGAAGAGCCGATGCCTTCCCAGCTCGGAGGCGTGTGCGGTCATCCAGCTCCAGTCGATGTCCGCGATGACCACGGAGGCCGTGTCCGCCATGACCGCCTGCCGCAGCAGGGCGGCGGCCGAGCGCTGGGGCAGTGCGGGCATCCCGTTGGTCCGGAGCTGCTTGGCGGCGCCGACGGCCGTGTCGGGGTCGTCGATCGAGCCCCAGCACACCGAGGTCGCCGGAACGCCCCGCGCCCGGCACTCCTGGGCGAGCGCGCTCAGATAGGCGTGGGCCGGCGCCTGGTTGCCCAGGCCCGGGCTGGGCAGGACGCCCACGATCGAGCACCCGAGCACCAGGGCCGACAGCTCATGGCTGCCGCCGAGGGCGCAGAGGTTCACCGCACCCGCCACCGTCGCCGTCCACTCGCGCTCGATCCGCGCCGTCTCGAGCTGTCCCGCCTCGGCGGCCAGCGGTGCCGTGAGATGCAGGACGGCCGTCAGCGGGAACTCCGCGGGAATGCCCGCGACCGCCGCGGCGAGCGCCTCCGGATCCGCCACAGCGACGGTGGCCACGGACACCCGTACGCCCGAGGCGCTCAGCTCGGCCACCAGGTCGGCGGCCGGTGGCGCCGTGTCGACCAGCAGCAGGTGTTCGGCGCCGTCCTCGGCCGCCCAGCGGGCGGTGTGCGCCGCCAGGGTGGTGGTGGCGCCCGTGATGAGGACCGTTCCCCGGAGCCGTCGGGCGGGGCTGGTGAGGGCTGCGGGGATGTCGCGTACCAGGCGCCGGGCGAAGCAGCCGTCGCCGCGCACGGCCACCTCCGCTTCGCCGTACGCCCCGGCCAGGACCGCCGCGAGCCGCCGTCCCGCCCGGTCGTCGAACCGCTCCGGCAGGTCGACCAGCCCGCCCCACCAGCGCGGACGCTCCATCGCCAGCGCCCCGCCCAGACCCCAGAACCGGGCCTGCTCCGGACGGGACATCGGATCGCCCAGGTCGACGCCGACGCCACCACGGGTGGCCAGCCACACCGGGGCCTCGATCCCGACCCGCCGCAGCGCCTCGAACACATCGAGGGTCGGGGCGAGCGCCGGGCCGCGCCCGTCGTCGGCCGGTGGCTCCACCGCCAGCAGGGAGAGCACCCCGGCGACCGGCCGCCCGGCGACGGCCTCGGACATCCGCCGGGCCTGGGTCTCGTCGTCCGGTGGTGTGGTCTCCGAAGGTGTGGTCTGCGGGGCGAACACGACGGCCTCGACGCCATGGTGGCGCAGCGCGGTGGTCACGGCGGCCACCGTGGCGTTGCCGCTGCTGTCATCGGATCCGCTGTGGCCGGACGTCACGACCAGCCAGGTGCCGGCCAGCCGTGGCGCCGGCGGGTCGGCGAGGGGCTTCCAGACGATGCGGTAGCGCCACTCCCGCTGCCGCCGCCAGGTGGCCAGGGCGGGCAGGATCTCCGCGAGCACGTCCCGCCGGCCCGCGGGGACCTCGAGCGCCCGGGTCAGGGCCGCCGTGTCCGCACGGGCCACGGCATCCCAGAACTCGGCGTCCGCCCAGGTCTCCACCCGCGACTCGGCCTCCGCCGGAGCCTCGTTCTGCAGCCAGAAGCGCTGTCGTTGAAAGGCATAGGTGGGCAGGGCGACGGTGCGGGGAGCCGGATCGCCGTCGAACAGCGCGGCCCAGTCCACGGTGGCGCCGACGGTGTGCATACGGGCCAGGCCGCACACCAGCCCCCGCACCTCGGAGCCCTCGGCCCCCTCGCCCCGGAAGGGCGACAGCACCAGCGCGGCCGGGGCGGAGGTCAGCATCGCCTCCGGCCCCAGCTCCCACACCGCACCGGCCTCGTCCAGCGAGGGCAGGGACGGCCGCTCGTACTCCACCGCGCTCGGATCGGTGCCGGTGGCCACCAGGCGGCAGGCGTGAGCGAGGTCGAGAGCACCGGCGATGTGCGCCGCGGCGATCTCACCGACCCCACAGCCCACCACCGCGTCGGGGCGCACCCCCACCGAGGCCAGCAGCCGGGCCAGTGCGACGTAGAGGGCGAACAGCCCCGCCGGGGAGGACACGTCGCGGTCCCCCTTCATTCCCAGCAGCTCACCGGCCTCGTCGAAGGCCGTGGCGAAGACGGGGAACCGGTCGTACAACTCGGCACCCGCCCCTGGGAGGTGGCCACCCTCGCCACCGAAGACGAACACCGCCCCGCCCGCCGAGGCCGCCGCGCCGGTACGGGCCACCTCGGGCCCCACCACCGAGGGATGCGGCTCACCGGCCGCCAGCGCCGCAAGCCCCGCGCTCAGCTCGTCCGGCCCCCGGCCGACCACGACCGCCCGGTGGTCGAAGGCCGACCGCGTGGTCACCAGCGACCATCCCACATCGGCGGGGGACAGCCCCGGACCGGCCGCCGCCGTATGCGCGGCCAGTGCACGGGCCTGTCCGCGCAGCGCCGCCGCACTCCGCGCGGACAGCACCCATGGCACCACCCCCGCATCGCGGGCGCCACTGTCGTCGGCAGCGGGCTCCACCGATTCGGTGAACTCCTCGAGAATCACATGGGCGTTGGTGCCGCTGGCGCTGAACGAGGACACCCCGGCCCGTCGTGGCCGGTCCACCCGCGGCCAGGCCATCCGCTCGGTCAGCAGCCGCACCGCGCCCTTGCGCCAGTGCACCAGCCGGGTCGGCCGGTCGATGTGGAGCGAACGCGGCAGCACGCCCCGGCGCATCGCCATCACCATCTTGATCACACCGGCCATTCCGGCGGCGGCCTGCGTATGACCGAGGTTCGACTTGATGGATCCCAGCAGCAGCGGCCGGTCGTCCGGACGGTCCTGGCCGTAGGTGGCGAGCAGTGCCTGGAGCTCGATCGAGTCGCCGAACGCGGTACCGGTGCCATGCGCCTCCACCGCGTCCACATCCCCCGTGGACAGCCGGGCGTCCGCCAGCGCGTCGCGGATGAGCTGCTGCTGGGCGGGGCCGTTGGGAGCGGCCATGCCCGTACTGGCACCGTCCTGGTTGATCGCCGAGCCGCGGATCACGGCCAGCACCGGATGGCCGTTGCGCCGTGCGTCCGACAGCCGTTCCAGCAGCACCAGACCGGCGCCCTCCCCGTACACCATGCCGTCGGCGGCGTCCGCGAACGACCGGCACCGGACATCGGGGGACAACTGGCGCTGGCTGGAGGCCACTTGGAACACGCTCGCGGTGTACATGATGGCGGCGCCACCGGCCAGCGCCAGCGTGCACTCGCCCCGCCGCAGCGATCCGGCCGCCAGATGCATCGCCACCAGCGACGACGAACACGCGGTGTCCAAGGAGACCGCCGCGCCCTGCAGACCGAGGGTGAACGCCACCCGGCCCGAGGACACACTGCCCGCGTTGCCGTTGCCCACATGGCCCAGCAGCCCCTCGGGGATCTCGTCCAGACGCGAGGCGTAGTCGTGGTACATCACCCCCGTATAGACGCCGGTCCGGCTGCCCCGCAGAGTGTGCGGATCGATGCCGGCGCTCTCCGTCGCCTCCCACGCCAGCTCCAGCAGCATCCGCTGCTGCGGTTCGATGGCCGCCGCCTCCCGGGCGCCGATGTCGAAGAACTCCGCGTCGAAGTCGGCCGCGTCATAGATGAAGCCACCGGCCCGGACGTACGAGGTGCCGTGGTGCTCCGGATCGGGGTGATAGAGGTTCTCCAGGTCCCAGCCCCGGTCGGTGGGGAAGCTGGAGACGGCGTCCCGCTCGTCGGCCACCAGGTCCCATAGCTGTGCCGGGGTGCGCACCCCGCCGGGAAAGCGGCAGGCCATGCCGACGACGGCGATCGGCTCCGTCAGCTCCGCCTGGACCTCCCGCAGCCGCTGCCGGGTGTCATGGAGCTCGGCCGTGGTCCACTTGAGATAGTCGACGAGCTTTTCCTCGTTGCTCATGAGCCGCCCGCACTCACCGTGCTGCGCGGCGTCAGATTCACCAGCGCGAGCTCCTCGGCGGTCAGCGGCGGCTCGGTGAGCTCCGGAAGGACCCGGTCCTTGTGCATGAGCGACAGAAAACCGCTGGACGCCAGCTCGGACTGCGGGGCGGTCAGGCTGATGACATCGGTCACCACATCACACACCGCCGAGGAACGGATCGACCGGTCGGAGATCAGATCGGAGAAGCGCTGCCGGGTCACGGCCCCGCCCGTCAGCCGCGGATCCGTCGCGCTCATCCGGCAGTTGACGTACTCCACATCCTTGGACGCGGCCATGATCCAAGGATCGTCCACGGTGGCGCTGATCGCCTGCTGGGCCCGGCGGGTCGCTCCCGCGTCGGTCCCGGACCGCTGCAGTTCGGTGTCCAGCGCGGCGGCGGCCCGAGCCGCGGAGCTCATCCCATGGCCGTAGATGGGGTTGAACGCGGCCAGCGCGTCGCCGAGCACCAGCAGCCCCTCCGGCCAGATGTCCAGCCGCTCCGGATACAGCCGCCGGTTGGCGCCGACACGCGAGACGGCCACCGAGGTCAGCGGCTTCGCGAGGTCGATGAGATCGGCGACCAGCGGATGGCGCAGCGTCCGGGCGTAGGGCAGGAAGTCGTCGTCGTGCGCGGGCAGTCCGGCGCCCCGGGTGCACGACAGGGTCACCATCCAGGTGCCGTCCTCCTGCGGATACACCACCCCGAACCGGCCCGGCTCGCGCAGCCGGTGGTCGGCGGCCACGTTGACGGCGGGGAATCCGGCGGCGGCCCCCGGCGGCGCCTGGTACACGCGGGTGGCGTACGCGATGCCCGCGTCGACGATGTCCTCCTCCAGCGGCGGCACCTCCAGCGCCGACAGCCAGTGCCGGAGCCGGGAACCGCGCCCGGAGGCGTCGATCACCAGATCGGCCGCCAGCGTTTCCTGCGCACCGGTGTCCATGTCGCGCACCCGGAGCCCGGTGACCCGTTTGGCGTCGCCGACCAGATCGAGGATCTCGGCGCGCTGACGTAAGGCGATCCGCCCGGTGGCCAGAACGCGGTCGCGGACCTTCCAGTCCAGGAAGGGGCGGGTGCACATCAGGGCGTACTGCCGCGGTGGAAAGCGGTGTTGCCAGCCGTGGGACGTCAAGGTCACCAGGTCCTGGTGGAATCCGATCCGTCGGGCGCCCGCGTCGAGCAGTTGGTCGATCATGCCCGGCAGCAGCGTGTCCACGATGCGCGCACCGCTGGACCACAGCACATGGACATGGCGTCCCTGCGGCGATCCCTTACGGTGCCGGGGGCCGTCCGGCAGCACATCGCGCTCCACGACGGTGACGCGCTCCAGATGGCGGGCCAGCACATGGGCAGCCAGCATTCCCGCCCAGCCTCCGCCCAGAACGATTCCGTGCTTGGGTTCGGTCATGGTTCTGCTTTCGTCCCTTCACCGCTTACGGCCTTTTACATCGGACTGGGGCTGCCCTTGGCCTGGACCATCTTGGCGAGGTTCTGGGTGACCGCCATGAAATGCGCGACACCGCTGAGTTCGGGGCCGTCGCCCACTTTCGTATCCGTGATGCCCCAGAACGCCTGGGCGTGATGGACCAGACCGTCATCACCGAGTTCGATCACGCCGATGATGCTGAAGGTGAGCTTCGCCGGTGCGTACACCGTGACCGTGGTCGGCACCGCCACCCTGCGGCCGTCCATCGAGGTGACCGGACGGCCCGGGGTCTCGTGCACCTGGCATTCGATGGACCAGGCGATGTGTCCGCGAAGGGCGTCCTTTCCGATGAGCGGGGGCGCGCCGACCGGGTCTTCGAAGACGACGTCGTCCGAGAACAGCTCCAATACGGCCTCGACATCACCGGCGTTCATCCGCCGTGCGTATTCCAGGGCCATCTTCTTGAGGGTCGCCTCATCGGCCATGAACGCCTCCTGTGCGGTGCCGGGGTCGTGGGGGATCAGCCGGTGATGTCAATGTCCGACCTCCCCCAGAACATCTGCAGTTCCTGAATGAGACCGCCGGCCCCCGCGCGCATCATCAGGACGTAGTCCCAGGTGATGCGGGAGTCCTCCGGGGTGTCCGGGGCCGTCAGCCAGCCGCGCTCGGCGAATCCGGGGCCTTTGGGCAGATAGTCCATGGTGGCCGTCACCGGCACCAGGACATGCACACCGTCCTGCCCCGCGACCGGCTCACCGGGAATCTCGCTGATACCCGCCGCGGCGAGCTCCTCGAAATGCTCACGAAGGGCGTCCCGCCCGGTCCTGCGCCCCGATCCGACCGGATCCTCGAAAGTGACCTCGTCCGCGTAGAGTTCGAGAAGCCCGTCGATATCCGCGGCGTTCATCCGGCGGCTGTGCTCGAGGATGAGCTTCTTCCGGCTTCGCTCATCAATCACCGTGTGCCCCCGTGTGCATGCTCTCCGTTGCTGTCGCTTCGGCCAAGGTCCTGGTCGATGAACTGGAAGATCTCGTCGGCCGTGGCGTCCTGAATACGGCCGGCCGCGGGCCCTTCCTCCGTTCCGCCGCCGTGCAGCGCGCCCAATTTCGACAGCGTGCTCTGCAGGCGCTTGAGCAGCGCTTCCCGCGCCGCCTCGTCCTGGGCCACGGAAAGCAGCGCGCTTTCCATCCTGTCGATTTCGCCCAGCATCGGGGCGAGCGGATCCACGTCCTCGGGCGCCAGTTCCATATGCAGATGCGCGGCGAGCGCGGCCGGATTCGGATGGTCGAAAATCAGGGTGGTGGCCAGCCGCAGCCCGGTCACGGCGGTCAGCCGGTTCCGCAGTTCGATCGCGGTCAGCGAGTCGAAGCCGAGCTCCAGGAAGCCGCGCTCGGTCTGGATCCGACCGGGGTCGGAGTGGCCCAGCGCCGCCGCGGCATGGGTGAGGACCAGAGAGAGCAGTGTGCGGCGCTGCTCCTCCAGTGGCAGCGCGGCCAGATGACCGGCCCAGTCGGTGTGCGGCCGGGCGGTGGCCGCGGTGCGCCGGGCCGTACCGCCACCGGTGAGCGCCCGCAGCGGAGCGGGCAGGGTGAGCGCAGGCTGTCCCGCCAGGGCCCGTACGTCCAGATCGATGGCGATCAGATGGTGGTGCCCGTGGCGCACGGCCGCGTCCAGCAGCCCCAGCGCCCGCTCACTGGACATCGCCCCGATGCCCGACTGGGCCATCCTGGCCCGGTCCGCCTCCCCCAGATGCCCGGTCATCCCACTGGCCTCCGCCCACAGGCCCCACGCCACCGAGAGACCCGGCAGGCCGAGGGCACGGCGCCGGGCGGCCAGGGCGTCGCAGTAGGCGTTCGCCGCGGCGTAGTTGGACTGCCCGGAGGCGCCCAGCGTGCCCGCCGTGGAGGAGAACATCACAAACAGGGACAGCGGCAGCTCCGCGGTCGCGGCGTGCAGATGGGCCGCGGCCGTGGCCTTCGGACGCCACACCCGAGCCAGCCGCTCCGGAGTCTGGGTGGTGAGGACGGCGTCGTCCAGCACCCCGGCCGCATGGACGACACCGGTCAGCGGATGCGCGGCATCGACCCCGGCCACCAGAGCGGCCACCGCGTCCGGGTCGGTGGCATCGACTGCGGCGATCCGCACCTGAGCACCCAACTCCGCCAGTCTGTCGGTGAGTTCATCGGCACCGGCGGCCTCCGGACCGCTCCGGCTCACCAGCAGCAGATGCCCGACTCCCCAGTTGCGCACCAGGTGCTCGGCGACCAGAGCGCCCAGGGTGCCGGTGCCACCCGTGATCAGCACGGTGCCATGGGCGTCGAGTCCGGGGGTCTTCTCCTGCTCGTCCCGGCCGTCGACGGCCGGGCCCGGCGTGGCCGTCGTTGCCGGCATGGCCGTCGCTGCCGGCGCTGCCGTCGCGCGGACCATACGGGGCACCAGCACCCGTCCGTCCCGCAGCGCCACCTGGGGCTCATGCGACTCGATCGCGCGCACCACGGCCGCCACGAGGCCCTCGCGACCCTCATCGAGGTCGAGCAGTACGAACCGGCCCGGGTTCTCCGACTGGGCGCTGCGGATCAGCCCCCACGCCCCGGCACCGGACGGATCCAGCGCGGTGTCACCGGTGTTGTCGATGTGATCGCCCGGACCGCCCGCCGCCATCGCACCCCGTGTGACGACCACCAGCCGCGCATCGGCCAGGGCCGGCCGCCTCAGCCAGGACTGCACCAGCCCCAGCAGCTCCTCGGTCGCCCCCAGCCCGTCCCCCTGGCCACCCTCAGCGACGTACGGATGGGCCAGTACGACGGCAGGGGCGGGCTCGCCCGCGTCCACAGCCGCGATCAGCGCCTCCAGGTCCGGATGGCACACCGTGGCATCGGGGCCCACTCCGGCCGCGACCGGCTCCACCAGCCCCAGCCGGTCCTCGCCCAGCACCACCCAGCCGTCCTCTCCGACCACCGACGTCGGGGACGGTGTGGTGGCCGGAACGGGCAGTGGCGTCCAGTCCAGGGTGTACAGCCCGTCCACGGCACGGGCGGCCGCGGCCGTGCGCAGCCGGTCCGTCGCGGCCGGACGGGTCACCAGCGAATCGACCGTCAGCACCGGAGCGCCCACCGTGTCCGCCACTGTCAGCCGCAGCGACTGCCGCTCCTCGTCCCGCGACAGCCGCACTCGTACGGTGGCCGCCCCAGTGGCCCACAGGGACACGCCGTTCCAGGCGAACGGCAACCACACCTGGCCGTCGTCCTCCTGACCCTCGGGCCGGTCCATCAGCAGGGACGGATGCAGCGCCGCGTCCAGCAGCGCCGGATGGATGCCGAAACCGTCCCGGCCACCCGCGGCATCGGGCAGCGCCACCTCGGCGAGGACATCCCGGCCATGACGCCACGCGGCCGTCAGCCCCTGGTACGCCGGGCCGTATCCGTAACCCGCCGCCATCACCTGCTCGTAGAAGGCGCCGACGTCCAGCGGCTCGGCGCCCGGTGGCGGCCACACCCCGCCCAGGCCCTCCACCGGTGCGGGGTCCTCGGCAGCGGGTGCGAGCACGCCCACCGCATGACACACCCACCCCGCGTCCGGGCCGGAATCGAGGGCCAGGCCGGGGCCGCCAGGACGGTCGGGGCCGCCGAGCCGGTCGGGGCGGGAGTACATCCGCACCTCACGCCGCCCGTCCTCCGCCGCGGCACCCACCACCACCTGCACCCGCAGCCCACCGGACTCGGGCAGCGCCAGCGGAACCTGCAGCGCGAGCTCCTCCACCCCGCCGCAGCCGACCTCGTCGGCCGCCCGCAGCGCCCACTCCACCAGCACCGCGCCCGGCGCCAGCACCGCACCCGCCACCACATGCTCGGCGAGCCACGGGTGGGACCGCGCGGAGAGGCGGCCGGTGAGCACATGGGTGGTGCCGTCGGCGAGTTCCACGGCGGCGCCGAGCAGCGGATGACCTGCGGACGTCAGCCCCAGATCGGCCGGATCGCCACCCGGCCCGCCCGCTCCGTCCAGCCAGTACCGCTCACGCTGGAAGGCGTAGGTGGGCAGGTCGATGGCGCGGGGTGTGGGGTCGGCGGGGAACCAGCGGGTCCAGTCGACTGTGACTCCGGCGGTGAAGGCCTGGGCCACCGATCGCATCAACTGTGCTTGGTCGCCGTGGTCTCGTCGCAGAGTCGGCACCGCGGCTGCGGGCACACCGGCTTCCTCGAAGGTCTCTTGCATGCCGATGGTGAGGACGGGGTGGGTGCTGGCTTCGATGAATACGCGGTGGCCGTCGTCGAGGAGTGCTTGTACGGCGTCGGCGAACCGTACTTGTTCGCGGAGGTTGGTGACCCAGTAGTCGGTGTCGAGGCCGCTGGTGTCCATGCGGGTGCCGGTGACGGTCGAGTAGAACGCCACGTGGCCGGGCACCGGCTTGACCCCGGCCAGAAGCTCATGCAACTCCTCGGCGATTACGTCCACTTGGGCGCTGTGGGAGGCGTAGTCGACGTCGATGAGCCGGGCCCGGCGGCCTGTCTCTTCGCATGCGGACACGGTGTGGGCGACCTGCTCCGGTGGTCCGGATACGACAACGGATCCGGGGCCGTTGACGGCGGCGATGCCTACTTGGTGGGCTGGTTTGCCGAGGTCGGTGAGGAATTCTCGGGCGTGGTGGTGGTTGATGGTGAGGGAGGCCATGGCGCCGTGGCCGGTGAGGCGGCGGAGGGCGTGGGCGCGGAGGGCGACGATGCGGGCGCCTTCGTCGAGGGAGAGTGCTCCGGCGACGCAGGCGGCGGCGATTTCGCCTTGGCTGTGGCCGACGACGGCGGCGGGGATGACGCCGTGGTGGTCCCATACGGCGGCGAGGGAGACCATGACGGCCCAGAGGACGGGTTGGACGACGTCGACGCGGGCGAGGTCGGCGGCGTTGATACCGCCGCGTAGGACGTCGGTGAGGGACCAGTCGATGTGGGGGGTGAGGGCTTGTTCGCATTCGGTGATGCGGGTGGCGAAGGGGGGTGAGGTGTCCAGGAGTCCGGCGCCCATGCCGAGCCACTGTGAGCCCTGGCCGGGGAAGACCAGGACCGGTCCCATGCTGCCCGTGGTTGTGGTGGTGTCGGGTTCGATGAGGGCGGGGTGGGTGTTGCCGGTGGCCAGGGCGTTGAGTCCGGCGAGGAGTTCGTGGCGGTGTTGGCCGATGATGACGGCGCGGTGGTCGAAGACGGACCGGGTGCTGATCAGGGACCAGCCGACGTCCGCCGGTGTGAGCTGGGGGTCGGCGGTCACTCGTTCGGTCAGTGCCGTGGCCTGGCCGCGCAAGGCCTCACGGCCTCGTCCGGACACCACCCACGGCACCACACCATCTGCGGCAACACTGCCCGGCGAGGTGTCCGGTGCGGGGGCGGCCTCGGCCGGTTCGGGGGCCTGCTCAAGGATCAGATGAGCGTTCGTACCGGAGATACCGAACGACGACACACCCGCACGACACGGCCGTCCGTTCGCCGCCCACTCGACCGGTTCGGTCAGCAGCCGCACCGCGCCCGCGCCCCAGTCCACATGCGGTGTCGGCTCGTCGATGTGCAGCGAGGCGGGGAGCACCCCGTGCCGCAGCGCCTCCACGATCTTGATGATGCTCGCCACTCCCGCGGCGGCCTGGGTGTGCCCGATGTTGGACTTGACGGAGCCCAGCCACAGTGGACGTCCCTCCGGCCGGTCCTGGCCGTACGTGGCCAGCAGCGCCTGCGCCTCGATCGGGTCACCCAGCGTCGTGCCCGTACCGTGTGCCTCCACCGCGTCCACCTCGGACGGCGCCAGCCCCGCGTTGGCCAGCGCCTGCCGGATCACCCGTTGCTGCGAGGGCCCGTTCGGCGCCGTGAGACCGTTGCTCGCGCCGTCCTGGTTGACCGCCGAACCCCGGATCACAGCCAGCACACGATGCCCGTTGCGCCGTGCGTCGGACAGCCGCTCCAGCAGCACCAGACCGACGCCCTCGGAGAAGCCCGTGCCGTCCGCCGCCGCGGCGAACGCCTTGCACCGACCGTCCGGGGACAGCGCGCGCTGACGCGAGAACTCGGTGAACCCACCGGGCGTGGCCATCACCGTCACCCCGCCCGCGAGGGCCAGCGAACACTCGTCCTGCCGCAGGGCCTGCACCGCCAGATGCGTGGCCACCAGGGACGACGAGCACGCCGTGTCCACCGTGACAGCGGGCCCCTCCAGGCCGAACGAGTACGACACCCGGCCCGAGACCACGCTGCCGAGGTTCCCGGTGGCCACATAGCCCGCCGAGTCGCCGGTCGTCTGACCGATGAGCGACAGATAGTGGTACGAGTCCACCCCGGTGAACACCCCGGTGCCGCTGCCGCTCAGCGCCTCCCGCGTCAGCCCCGCGCGCTCGAACGCCTCCCACGCCGTCTCCAGCAGAAGCCGCTGCTGCGGATCCATCGCCGCGGCCTCACGCGGGTTGATCCCGAAGAACTCGGCGTCGAAATCGGCCACATCGCGCAGAAACCCGCCCTCGCGGGCGCTGCTGGTGCCGGCGTGCTCCGGGTCAGGGTCGTAGAGGTTCTCCAGGTCCCAGCCACGGTCCTCGGGAAACGAGGAAATGACATCCACGCCCTCGTCCACCACCCGCCACAGGTCCTCGGGGTTCGCCACATCGCCGGGGAAGTGGCAGGCCATCCCGATGATGGCGATGGGCTCCCGGGCGCGGTCCTCGACCTCGCGCAACTGCCGCCTGGCCAGACGCAGATCGGCGGTCGCCCGCTTGAGATAGCTGCGGAGCTTCTCGTCATCCGTCATATCGCATCAACCCGATCGTCACGGCGGTCCTGATTTCAGCGGTCCTGTTGGGGGTCCTGTTGGGGCCCTGTTGGGGGTCCCGATTCAGCGGTCCTGATTCAGCGGTTCATC is a window of Streptomyces violaceusniger Tu 4113 DNA encoding:
- a CDS encoding type I polyketide synthase, which produces MTDDEKLRSYLKRATADLRLARRQLREVEDRAREPIAIIGMACHFPGDVANPEDLWRVVDEGVDVISSFPEDRGWDLENLYDPDPEHAGTSSAREGGFLRDVADFDAEFFGINPREAAAMDPQQRLLLETAWEAFERAGLTREALSGSGTGVFTGVDSYHYLSLIGQTTGDSAGYVATGNLGSVVSGRVSYSFGLEGPAVTVDTACSSSLVATHLAVQALRQDECSLALAGGVTVMATPGGFTEFSRQRALSPDGRCKAFAAAADGTGFSEGVGLVLLERLSDARRNGHRVLAVIRGSAVNQDGASNGLTAPNGPSQQRVIRQALANAGLAPSEVDAVEAHGTGTTLGDPIEAQALLATYGQDRPEGRPLWLGSVKSNIGHTQAAAGVASIIKIVEALRHGVLPASLHIDEPTPHVDWGAGAVRLLTEPVEWAANGRPCRAGVSSFGISGTNAHLILEQAPEPAEAAPAPDTSPGSVAADGVVPWVVSGRGREALRGQATALTERVTADPQLTPADVGWSLISTRSVFDHRAVIIGQHRHELLAGLNALATGNTHPALIEPDTTTTTGSMGPVLVFPGQGSQWLGMGAGLLDTSPPFATRITECEQALTPHIDWSLTDVLRGGINAADLARVDVVQPVLWAVMVSLAAVWDHHGVIPAAVVGHSQGEIAAACVAGALSLDEGARIVALRAHALRRLTGHGAMASLTINHHHAREFLTDLGKPAHQVGIAAVNGPGSVVVSGPPEQVAHTVSACEETGRRARLIDVDYASHSAQVDVIAEELHELLAGVKPVPGHVAFYSTVTGTRMDTSGLDTDYWVTNLREQVRFADAVQALLDDGHRVFIEASTHPVLTIGMQETFEEAGVPAAAVPTLRRDHGDQAQLMRSVAQAFTAGVTVDWTRWFPADPTPRAIDLPTYAFQRERYWLDGAGGPGGDPADLGLTSAGHPLLGAAVELADGTTHVLTGRLSARSHPWLAEHVVAGAVLAPGAVLVEWALRAADEVGCGGVEELALQVPLALPESGGLRVQVVVGAAAEDGRREVRMYSRPDRLGGPDRPGGPGLALDSGPDAGWVCHAVGVLAPAAEDPAPVEGLGGVWPPPGAEPLDVGAFYEQVMAAGYGYGPAYQGLTAAWRHGRDVLAEVALPDAAGGRDGFGIHPALLDAALHPSLLMDRPEGQEDDGQVWLPFAWNGVSLWATGAATVRVRLSRDEERQSLRLTVADTVGAPVLTVDSLVTRPAATDRLRTAAAARAVDGLYTLDWTPLPVPATTPSPTSVVGEDGWVVLGEDRLGLVEPVAAGVGPDATVCHPDLEALIAAVDAGEPAPAVVLAHPYVAEGGQGDGLGATEELLGLVQSWLRRPALADARLVVVTRGAMAAGGPGDHIDNTGDTALDPSGAGAWGLIRSAQSENPGRFVLLDLDEGREGLVAAVVRAIESHEPQVALRDGRVLVPRMVRATAAPAATAMPATTATPGPAVDGRDEQEKTPGLDAHGTVLITGGTGTLGALVAEHLVRNWGVGHLLLVSRSGPEAAGADELTDRLAELGAQVRIAAVDATDPDAVAALVAGVDAAHPLTGVVHAAGVLDDAVLTTQTPERLARVWRPKATAAAHLHAATAELPLSLFVMFSSTAGTLGASGQSNYAAANAYCDALAARRRALGLPGLSVAWGLWAEASGMTGHLGEADRARMAQSGIGAMSSERALGLLDAAVRHGHHHLIAIDLDVRALAGQPALTLPAPLRALTGGGTARRTAATARPHTDWAGHLAALPLEEQRRTLLSLVLTHAAAALGHSDPGRIQTERGFLELGFDSLTAIELRNRLTAVTGLRLATTLIFDHPNPAALAAHLHMELAPEDVDPLAPMLGEIDRMESALLSVAQDEAAREALLKRLQSTLSKLGALHGGGTEEGPAAGRIQDATADEIFQFIDQDLGRSDSNGEHAHGGTR